A stretch of DNA from Triticum dicoccoides isolate Atlit2015 ecotype Zavitan chromosome 2A, WEW_v2.0, whole genome shotgun sequence:
CTCATATCGATGGTATAATCGACTAGCGAGCAATAACAACATATATCAAATGCCAACAATTTGTCAAAACAACTatgatataatatgataacatggtatctcgctagccctttctgagaccgcaaaatataaatgtagagcacctccaaagtgcAAGTAatgactaaacattataattcatggtagaagagatccaatCATGCTCACATCCAACATTAACTATACTCAATGCATAAGAATGACAATAGCGTTCTCTGTACTGGCGCTTtaattgagaaggtgatgactcaacaataaaagtaaatagataggcccttcgcagagggaagcagatatttgcagaggtgccagagctcgaagcttaaatCGGAGATGAATATATTTTGAGAGGTACGTTTTTCCTGTCAACATTACGACCGAGAATTTTGAATAACTTCGATGTTGAACACATTATCGGCGGAAAggtaaagtttactccccctcaaccaacaaacacaagccatggctagccaaattcacgggtgccctccataacaAAAAATTTCTGGGGCAGTTTGTTTCATTATATATCTTTTCTTTATTTTGATTACGGGACTAGACATCCCAATTACCAGcctctctcgtgcaatgacaagtgaataaacactcatcgtgagaataacccacttagcatggaagatactaaccgCCCCATGTCGCTCCATGAGTTGTACGGGCACAAGAAACAGATGCTTATTTGAATTATTAGAGGTGGCACgagaaaatttacttggaacgatagagtaataccgcatataggtagatatgatggactcatCTGGAACAACTTTAGTTTAAGAATTTGGATGTACAAGCAGCATTCTCGCTTAGTAcatgcgaaggctagcaaataggttgaggagcgaccaactagagatcgACAACGGTCATAATCATGCAGCAAATAATTAACATTGAATAATAGCATGAGTAAGATATAAatatcatgaacataaatatcatggaggctctgTTGGTTTTGAATCAAATATATGTGTAAACATATGCCAAGTCAAGCGACTTGAAACATTCACATGAGGATATCATACTaacatactacatcataaccattttaatgcatgttgatatccaagataaaacaTTATCCAATCCTAACTATTTAAGTATGGCATGaacaactataatctctagttgtcatCACAAATATGTTTACTCATAATATGTTAAATCGTGGATGctgagttaaacatatttacaaaaacaataaaaaataaggagagttcataccaacttttctttgccacagtcacttcatcaaatcatcatcattattttctttCGTTTGCACGACCGAATAATTtgtaaataataatagtgcaagagtgtcgtggactaagctgaaatATGCAAAcgttttattcaaaggagaagacaagataatagtggctttttgtcagatcaacaataatgcatatgagaggcactcaacaatttcatcgtggtcttctcttaCGATGACTCAAAGTAAAGAAAAAGGAAATCAAAGAAACACagtgaaatatttttggatttttagttttttTAAAGAAAGCAAATTAACGAAGGAAAAAACAAAAGGCAAGGAAAAttatttacacggaaaagctcccaacaagcaaagaaGAAATATGAAATCCTTTTGAGTTTTCTTTTACTACTATGAACTAACtaaacaagaaagaaaaaccaaaaaaagcgAGAAATATTCTTGATTGCTTTAAGTTCGTCACGAACCGCAACTTCCATCCGAATTACCTGGGCTATCTTTTTTCATGGCACATATAGATTAATGCTTAGTGTCCTTTTACGTGTTTTCTCTTGACAAAGCAATGTGATATACATATGTTGGTCTATGGTACTTCCTGACACACTTTGATACAAATTAACAAGTACTTCGTTATTCATGTTTTTAATCTACAAGCTCTTTTGCATAAATGAAAGAGTACCTACGGCTCTTTCCAAGGTCATGATTCAGCCCTAGAGTTAATTGCATGTTTCTGTTTGATGAATCAGGAGTACCGTTTGTGTGCCCAATAAGAATTTTTCTTTTCTTAAGCTGACGTCCAATGAGATTAGAAAAGCGACACAGCCAAATCAGGACGGCACACAGATAGTGTTGCTTGAGACGTTCTCTTCGTGGACTTCAATCAACTTCTACCAAAACACAAACGATCCCTTGCTACTACTAGGTTGCTATACTGCTGCTCCTGTTACTCGAGATGGTTTTACTTTAAATTTTAGTGTGAATTTCTGCAAAAAAAAGTGTTAACTAATTATTTGAAACCAAGTCCCCAGTTAAGTCCAATAAACTCTGTCCAGAATCAATTCATAGTTTTTATTATCAATGACACAAGTCCCGCAACCCAAATTCTCAGTCGACCAAGCCATATGATTCATGTCAACTATCATTTGCTCTGTAGCTAAGCACCTGCGAGGTGGCGGTCATCGGTGTGCACAACCTCATCGTTCTAATATATgtttatttttttctcccgttgctacACACCGACATAATTGCTAGTATGAGTAAGAATTACAATAAAATCTAAACATCTTCTTCATCGTATCAATTTCTACTGAAAGAAATACTTCCAAGACTTCAGTAAGAAGGCTGACGGGAGCAACGATGGTGTCATTTTTTTGTCCGCACAAATATTACCAATAAAGGTGAAAGTGTCTTAAGTCGCTCGCCCAAAAAAAATGAGAAGTCTTGATCAATAAACGTATTTGAGCCGAGGATGATTCTGTAGAAGTGCAGGTTGTCAAATCACAGtatatagattttttttcttttgagataCAAGTGTGGTGGGCCATCGGGCAAGATGCTTAGGCGTGATCCAGGTTAGCCCAATAAACAGCCCATTATGCGACGAAGGAGAGGATTAGCGAGCGATGCCGATGCCTGCATTAGCCGACCGATTAGCGATAtactccgccgccgcctgccgcccgccgccgctctcgctcacgctccaccgccgccgccaggacctccagTGATCGCGGGACGGAGAGGAGAGGCGAGGCGGCGCAGGGCAGGGTGTGGATTGAATCTGGCGCCATCGTCCGTCCCCGATTCGCCCTCACCGCAGGCAGGGCAGGTACACAGATCCCTTTCCTTCCGTGATTGCTAGCTGCGAATTGATTTGGGTAGGTGTTCACCACCGATCTCGTCTGATCTGGCCGTCGTCTCCGTCACGCCACCAGATTGCTAATCGTTTTCGGAATCCAACTCCTCCCCTCCCTCCAATTCCAATTCCGATTCTAACACTGAGATTTTGCAGGGCGGCGGCAGGGCCATCATATAATAAATTCAAGGCTCGATCTTTCTGCCGAAACTCTTCAAGGACGCGTGATTGGTGAACACAGAGGCAGAGCTGCAGCAGGAGGAGGATTAGATAGATTACTCTGTTATTACTATTAGGTCCTGTCAAATCGCAGTGGGGATGTCTAATAAGCGCCGGGGATATGCCCGCGACGGCGGTGAAAAGAGGTCGCGGCGGATCAAGCATCTGTACCTCGTGTTGGATGACTGGACCAAGGGGTACAGCATCCACAAGATCCAAGCCGACAGCTTCAACTCTGACTCTGACTCTGACTCTGATGACCAGCACAGGGGCGCTGCCCGGCACCTCCCGGAGCCTCCGACCCTGCGGTTAGAGTGCCCGGTTGGCACTGTACCCCATCCCGGCATGTCGTTCTCTGCCTTGGGCACCAAGATCTTCACCTTCATGTCCTCATCTACGACACCAAGACGGCGGCAATGACGATTGGCGCCCATGCCCCTGCTGACATGGTCTGTGGCTTCGGCATCACCGTGGTCGTTGATGAGATGCTCTATGCATTATCTTACCACTTCCGCGAGAAACAACACTCCTTTGGGGTCATGTCATGGGGGTCCACCGCGCCGGATGCGCTGCAACAACCAACCGAGGGCTGGTCCTGGAAGACTCTGCCGCCACCACCGCCAACGTTCCACCGCCGAGTCAACTCCTATGCACTACACCCGGATGGATGCACCATCTTTATGTCCACAGCTAACTTCATGACGGCACCTAGCAAAGGTTGCATGGGCACCTACTCATTCAACACCAAGGATTCTGTGTGGAGATGGCATGGGGAGTGGGCCTTGCCATTCAGCGGCCAAGCACACTTTGACAGGGA
This window harbors:
- the LOC119355142 gene encoding uncharacterized protein LOC119355142; amino-acid sequence: MTIGAHAPADMVCGFGITVVVDEMLYALSYHFREKQHSFGVMSWGSTAPDALQQPTEGWSWKTLPPPPPTFHRRVNSYALHPDGCTIFMSTANFMTAPSKGCMGTYSFNTKDSVWRWHGEWALPFSGQAHFDRELNAWVGLHWDGYISACQVASPSCHSTTPTLQLDCQTTKEKLFCKDRKPQMGASLTYMGTSKFCLVEGVEEEQALGGHDGCVLHITIFGLKFNHKGELRITDHRSTRSFIVSSHKDHFMPVAFWM